In Oreochromis aureus strain Israel breed Guangdong linkage group 20, ZZ_aureus, whole genome shotgun sequence, the following are encoded in one genomic region:
- the tti1 gene encoding TELO2-interacting protein 1 homolog, producing the protein MPPAMSQISDPKIAFAYLRPACVLLTREPTVVNVETLKGQLKEVNDATLQQLQEYVLFPLRFVLKVPGAKKEQLVQSVTEAVSYVLENTCIHSWETLHDLFSELCLCLSSSADPGKPADTSEELKSAVLRCLDALLHAAYGDIVFKLFEPIMLPGLGAAVSLLLALGEKEKSRNIQTAALKCLQALTLQCDCTQEHVVPSSEERCSVGSAMASFLPGITMATARIITGDLRQGHAVTVRAIKVWSRTVELVMEDVQLQSTESYKTPSADLGRIGQLMVLRTPEWVKNTAGKLSVLLKKIISCTSAHQHWRVRLAMAELADHLLAKCSQSLTECVGSLLEALVGAINDVEPRVRERCEVALREVSQRNQRCSGSSGTQTFTDILSENLHSLATSLPRLMRTSDDQKKLFVLNVFLGYLKVLGPLVSVVLNSAAHLERICKALMQVLELDVMDVRIVEERSYAAAVETSTGSHDSYTAHTQRKHFLYFTDEKIFSVLMEICRTLGYYGNIYLLTDHLLDLYCQSSVYRKQAAMVLNETVRGAAGIAVADQSQGLETKVRESPATQEDIKAAAVSIIEEYTSLNNWHLITVSEETDRDRQDQQLLSPSRLLSICNSDAGSLQVIPSSSTSASTIHQLNSNIWQLCIQLEGIACCAQALGHDFRPLLMTSLYPVLEKAGEETLLVSQAALSSMWDISKACGYTSLKELINENSDYLLNDVSLNLQRLSQHPQAPRVLTVMLTHSDCSLLPLVGDIVQDVLTALDLSYERTAALFCSVLHALMKALARWFPSTCSRTSKSASSNQSSSDQEDLSIRQFLLNYHKQKELAEGIGIEDDDTEDREVPPTECEDVEDIDSPDVKAELPSHLSITKDVMERCIHLLSDPSLRLRLKVLDVLELCLQVLSERENELLPMAHRCWPALLQRLTADDPLAVLRAFRVLCVLGETCGDFLRRRVSKEVLPKLSASLARQAPISAKAGPVYTHTLAYKLQLAVLQGLGSLCQRLDLAEADLDAVCEACLPYLSSRQPIRLQEACLSVFRHLIQVDPDTFWFTLNELHCPSSYIPHHPDLLPVQLNGMGRPRDEFSDNVFKLLKEEFGSETVNQPVS; encoded by the exons ATGCCTCCAGCCATGTCTCAAATAAGCGATCCAAAGATTGCTTTTGCCTACTTGCGCCCAGCCTGTGTCCTGCTCACCCGAGAGCCCACAGTGGTTAATGTGGAGACACTCAAAGGCCAGTTAAAAGAAGTCAACGATGCCAcgttgcagcagcttcaggagTACGTCCTCTTCCCTCTTCGATTTGTCCTTAAAGTCCCCGGGGCTAAGAAGGAGCAGCTGGTGCAGTCTGTGACTGAGGCAGTAAGCTATGTTTTGGAGAACACTTGCATCCACAGCTGGGAAACCCTCCACGACCTCTTTTCCGAGCTTTGCCTGTGCCTGTCCTCTTCAGCTGATCCTGGGAAGCCTGCAGATACGTCAGAGGAGCTAAAATCAGCTGTTCTGAGGTGCCTGGATGCCCTGCTTCATGCTGCTTATGGTGATATAGTGTTCAAACTCTTTGAACCGATTATGCTGCCTGGGCTGGGTGCTGCCGTTTCACTGCTGCTAGCTTTGGGAGAGAAGGAGAAATCTCGAAATATACAGACAGCAGCCTTGAAGTGCCTCCAGGCTTTGACTCTGCAGTGTGACTGCACCCAGGAACACGTAGTCCCATCATCAGAGGAGCGATGCTCTGTAGGCAGCGCCATGGCATCATTTTTACCTGGAATCACCATGGCTACGGCCAGGATCATTACAGGAGATTTGAGGCAAGGCCATGCAGTCACAGTCCGGGCCATCAAG GTTTGGTCCAGGACTGTGGAGCTTGTCATGGAGGATGTCCAGCTTCAGTCCACTGAGTCCTATAAGACTCCCTCTGCAGACCTGGGGAGGATCGGACAGCTCATGGTCCTTCGGACACCGGAGTGGGTGAAGAACACGGCCGGGAAGCTGTCTGTGCTGCTCAAGAAGATAATCTCGTGCACTTCAGCGCACCAGCACTGGAGGGTTAGACTGGCAATGGCGGAGTTGGCCGATCACCTGCTGGCCAAATGCAGTCAGTCACTGACTGAGTGTGTAGGATCACTACTAGAAGCACTGGTGGGGGCAATCAATGATGTGGAACCTAGAGTCAGAGAGAG GTGTGAAGTTGCTCTCAGAGAGGTATCCCAGAGGAATCAGAGGTGCAGCGGCAGCAGTGGCACGCAGACCTTCACTGACATCTTGTCTGAGAATCTCCACTCTTTGGCCACCTCCCTACCCAGACTGATGAGGACCTCTGATGACCAGAAGAAGCTCTTTGTTCTCAACGTGTTTTTGGGCTACTTAAAAGTCTTAGGACCGCTTGTCTCTGTGGTGCTCAACTCAGCTGCACATCTGGAGAGGATTTGCAAAGCCTTAATGCAG GTGCTGGAACTCGATGTGATGGACGTTCGCATTGTGGAGGAGAGGAGTTACGCTGCTGCCGTGGAGACGAGCACCGGCTCCCATGATTCCTACACcgctcacacacagaggaagcaTTTTCTCTACTTCACAGATGAGAAAATCTTCTCTGTGCTCATGGAGATCTGTCGCACATTAG gtTATTATGGCAACATCTACCTGCTGACCGATCATCTGCTGGACTTGTACTGCCAGTCTTCAGTGTACAGAAAGCAGGCTGCCATGGTGTTAAATGAGACAGTCAGAGGTGCAGCAGGTATCGCTGTGGCAGACCAGAGTCAGGGTTTGGAGACCAAAGTTCGTGAAAGTCCTGCCACCCAGGAAGATATTAAagcagcagctgtttctatcaTTGAGGAATACACCAGCCTGAACAACTGGCATTTGATTACAGTCAGCGAGGAGACGGATAGAGACCGACAGGATCAGCAG CTGCTCAGTCCATCCAGACTCCTCTCCATATGCAACAGTGATGCCGGCTCTCTCCAAGTGATTCCTTCATCATCAACATCTGCATCCACGATCCACCAGCTCAACAGCAACATCTGGCAGCTGTGCATCCAACTCGAGGGCATCGCCTGCTGTGCTCAGGCGCTGGGCCACGATTTCCGTCCCTTGTTGATGACCTCGCTGTATCCTGTGCTGGAGAAAGCTGGTGAGGAGACACTGCTGGTCAGCCAGGCGGCGCTGAGCTCCATGTGGGACATCAGTAAGGCCTGTGGATACACTTCCCTCAAGGAACTGATCAATGAGAACTCTGACTACCTGCTTAATGACGTATCACTCAACCTTCAGAGGCTCAGCCAGCATCCACAG GCTCCACGGGTGTTGACAGTTATGTTGACTCACTCTGACTGCAGTCTGCTGCCGCTGGTCGGGGACATCGTTCAGGATGTGCTGACGGCTCTGGATCTCAGCTACGAGCGCACAGCTGCTCTTTTCTGCTCCGTGCTGCACGCGCTCATGAAGGCACTGG CGAGGTGGTTTCCTTCCACTTGTAGCAGGACCAGTAAGTCTGCCAGCTCCAATCAAAGCTCCAGTGACCAGGAAGACCTCAGCATTCGCCAATTCCTGCTGAATTACCACAAACAGAAGGAACTGGCAGAGGGCATTGGAATAGAGGACGATGACACCGAAGACAGAG AGGTCCCTCCCACTGAGTGTGAGGATGTTGAAGATATTGATAGTCCTGATGTGAAAGCAGAGCTTCCCTCCCACCTCAGCATCACTAAGGATGTTATGGAGCGCTGCATTCATCTGCTGTCTgatcccagcctcaggctccgACTCAAG GTACTGGACGTGCTGGAGTTGTGCCTTCAGGTGCTGAGTGAGAGGGAAAACGAACTGCTGCCTATGGCTCATCGCTGCTGGCCAGCACTCCTGCAGAGACTCACAGCCGATGACCCATTAGCAGTCCTCAGAGCCTTCAGG GTGCTGTGCGTGCTGGGTGAAACATGTGGGGACTTTCTGAGGAGGAGGGTTTCTAAAGAGGTTCTGCCCAAGCTGAGCGCCTCTCTGGCACGGCAGGCTCCGATCAGCGCCAAGGCTGGGCCTGTCTACACACACACCCTGGCCTACAAACTGCAGCTGGCTGTATTGCAGGGGCTGGGCTCACTGTGCCAGAGACTGGATCTGG CTGAAGCAGACCTAGATGCTGTTTGTGAAGCCTGTCTACCCTACCTGAGCTCCAGACAACCCATCAGACTGCAAGAAGCCTGTTTAAG
- the zgpat gene encoding zinc finger CCCH-type with G patch domain-containing protein translates to MDEESLEAAIAAYGAQLQQVETALSAGLDPTQHSDLLKLKEDLCQLIELTEASLVSVRKSQLLASLEESSRLQVNASEAATDANGGLDAEFAAFYSELGESSGNSSDSKERTKEGEGGEVDYEEEEEEEEEDKEEEDALSGTKVRAPYRTTWGTLEYHNAMVVGAEPPDGDEAQVRVFYIYPTQKSMKPCPFYLEDKCRFQDNCRFSHGEVVYVSELREFLDSDLSNLEEGSSCLARHEDGIWHPGKIQEIDSGFYTVKFDSLLLKDAVVEADGVIPPLREDDPLSSESDSDDIGDGDDAMGYAKVIDSAVEPTETSSSANFGGWEAHTRGIGSKLMLKMGYEYGKGLGKLQEGRVEPVMAVVLPKGKSLDQCAEFTQRRTQSKAAKDGAQTGRPKRRRKPRVATRGGQTVFDFLNCKLGGKTAHPPEGGAVAPSAATGVEAYRGGKSTKRSLNVRLFQAAERVSQTEREIQKLSESLSRQAGRDPSIVKQLEEKLSAARRLLVQQKAQELSIQREHKKADTHKKMTEF, encoded by the exons ATGGATGAAGAATCCCTTGAGGCAGCCATCGCTGCCTATGGTGCCCAGTTGCAACAGGTGGAGACAGCCCTGTCTGCCGGCCTGGACCCCACCCAGCACTCAGACCTGCTCAAACTGAAAGAAGATCTCTGTCAGCTGATAGAGCTCACTGAGGCCAGCCTGGTGTCTGTCAGAAAAAGTCAGCTGCTTGCAAGCCTCGAGGAAAGTAGCAGACTGCAAGTGAATGCTTCAGAAGCAGCTACTGATGCAAACGGTGGTCTTGATGCTGAGTTTGCTGCTTTCTACTCTGAACTTGGGGAGTCTTCGGGTAATAGCTCAGATTCCAAAGAGAGGACTAAGGAGGGGGAAGGTGGGGAGGTGGATtatgaagaggaagaggaagaagaagaagaggacaaggaagaagaagatgcaCTAAGTGGTACCAAAGTAAGAGCGCCCTATCGGACAACATGGGGAACATTGGAGTATCACAATGCCATGGTAGTGGGGGCAGAACCGCCAGATGGAGATGAGGCACAAGTGCGAGTGTTCTACATCTACCCCACCCAGAAGTCTATGAAACCCTGCCCGTTCTACTTGGAGGATAAATGTCGCTTTCAGGATAACTGCAG GTTTTCTCACGGTGAGGTGGTCTATGTGTCGGAGCTCAGAGAGTTCCTAGACTCTGATCTCAGTAATCTGGAAGAAGGTTCATCTTGCTTGGCTCGTCATGAGGACGGTATCTGGCACCCAGGCAAAATACAAG AAATTGACAGCGGTTTCTACACTGTGAAGTTTGACTCGCTGCTGCTGAAAGATGCCGTGGTCGAGGCCGACGGCGTTATCCCACCTTTAAGGGAAGATGACCCGCTCTCGTCAGAGTCCGACTCGGATGACATTGGTGATGGAGATGATGCTATGGGATATGCGAAAg TTATAGACTCTGCTGTGGAACCCACTGAAACATCAAGCAGTGCTAATTTTGGTGGCTGGGAGGCGCATACCAGAGGTATTGGATCCAAGCTCATGCTCAAAATGGGCTACGAATATGGAAAAG GCTTGGGAAAGCTGCAGGAGGGCAGAGTGGAGCCAGTAATGGCGGTGGTCCTGCCCAAAGGAAAGTCTCTGGATCAGTGTGCTGAGTTCACCCAGAGACGCACCCAGAGCAAGGCTGCCAAGGATGGCGCACAAACAGGCCGCCCAAAGCGGCGCAGAAAGCCTCGGGTCGCTACCAGAGGGGGCCAGACCGTTTTTGACTTTCTCAACTGCAAGCTTGGAGGCAAGACCGCTCATCCTCCCGAGGGGGGTGCTGTTGCGCCATCAGCGGCAACTGGGGTGGAGGCTTACCGGGGAGGAAAAAGCACCAAGAGGAGTCTGAACGTGAGGCTGTTCCAGGCTGCCGAGAGGGTGTCCCAGACTGAGAGGGAGATCCAGAAGCTGAGCGAGTCACTCAGCAGACAGGCAGGCAG GGACCCATCCATAGTGAAGCAGTTGGAGGAGAAACTGTCAGCGGCCCGCCGGCTGTTGGTCCAGCAGAAAGCCCAGGAGCTGTCCATCCAGAGAGAGCACAAGAAGGCCGACACACACAAGAAGATGACTGAGTTCTGA